From Paenibacillus sp. GP183, one genomic window encodes:
- a CDS encoding ABC transporter substrate-binding protein, whose amino-acid sequence MKRGIVFLVACLLLVSVLAGCGSNNTTKETSQVASAAPAETKNTTVDTANTKKVKLTLWHYYEKDIQDYIKKFNESQNEVEVTPKFVPFNDFKKQLTIGLSAGNLPDLVLMDNPDVAAFAAMGLFEDITDKVSTWAEKDQFFEGPMKSGVYQGKNYALPFVSNCLAMFYNTELLDKAGVKPPQTWDELKATAKQLTKGGVYGFATSLAKGEEGTFNFYPWLIAAGGDPNKLDSAEVANAVNFLSGLMKDGSMSREVINVGMSDIEKQFAAGKVAMMINGPWQTPSIQKDNPNLKFGIALIPKGQKGGSVLGGENIGIVKGKNKEAAWKFLSWAGSADAIRAYTKASGAFPPRKDVAADKNYTDDPALKVWMEQMQYAMPRGPHPKWPELSTALSTSVQAVVTGTKSTEDALKEAQATVDKLMK is encoded by the coding sequence TTGAAAAGAGGAATTGTTTTTCTCGTGGCTTGTTTATTACTTGTGAGCGTTTTAGCAGGTTGTGGTTCAAATAACACTACTAAAGAAACTTCACAGGTAGCTAGTGCTGCACCTGCAGAAACCAAGAACACGACGGTTGATACAGCAAATACTAAAAAAGTTAAATTAACATTATGGCACTATTATGAAAAAGACATCCAAGATTACATTAAAAAATTTAACGAGTCACAGAATGAAGTTGAAGTCACACCAAAATTTGTTCCATTTAATGATTTTAAGAAACAGTTGACCATAGGTTTGTCTGCAGGAAATCTTCCGGATTTGGTTTTGATGGATAACCCGGATGTAGCGGCTTTTGCGGCCATGGGCCTTTTTGAGGATATTACCGATAAAGTTTCAACATGGGCTGAAAAAGACCAGTTCTTTGAAGGTCCAATGAAATCCGGTGTATACCAGGGTAAAAACTATGCATTACCTTTCGTAAGCAACTGCCTAGCAATGTTTTATAATACTGAGCTCTTAGATAAAGCAGGTGTTAAGCCGCCACAAACTTGGGATGAATTAAAGGCTACTGCAAAGCAGCTTACAAAAGGTGGAGTATATGGTTTTGCTACTTCCCTTGCAAAAGGCGAAGAAGGTACATTTAATTTCTATCCCTGGTTGATAGCTGCAGGTGGAGATCCAAACAAACTGGATAGTGCAGAAGTAGCAAATGCAGTTAATTTTCTTTCCGGCTTGATGAAGGATGGATCGATGAGCAGGGAAGTCATTAATGTGGGTATGTCCGATATTGAAAAGCAATTCGCGGCAGGTAAGGTTGCCATGATGATTAATGGGCCTTGGCAGACTCCGTCTATCCAAAAGGATAATCCAAACCTTAAGTTTGGTATAGCTTTAATCCCTAAAGGGCAAAAAGGCGGATCTGTTCTCGGTGGAGAAAATATTGGCATAGTAAAAGGTAAGAATAAGGAAGCTGCTTGGAAGTTCCTTTCATGGGCAGGCAGTGCAGATGCAATAAGGGCGTATACTAAGGCTTCCGGTGCTTTCCCTCCAAGAAAAGACGTTGCAGCTGACAAGAATTATACGGATGACCCTGCACTCAAGGTTTGGATGGAACAGATGCAGTATGCTATGCCTAGAGGACCTCATCCAAAATGGCCTGAGTTGTCTACAGCTTTATCAACTTCAGTGCAGGCAGTAGTTACAGGTACGAAATCAACTGAGGATGCACTGAAAGAAGCACAGGCGACAGTGGATAAGTTGATGAAATAA